DNA sequence from the Sandaracinaceae bacterium genome:
CGGGCGCAGCAAGCTCTGCCTGTGCACCTACGCGGTGGAGCTCTCGCGCCGGCTCACGCTGGCCGACGGAAGCGCGGACGTGGCCGTGCACCACCTGTGCCCCGGACCCGTGAACTCCAACATGGCGCGCGAGGCGCCCGCGTGGGCCAAGCCGCTGCTCAAGCCCATCATGAGCCTGGCGTTCAACTCACCCGAGGTGGCCGCCGAGCCGGTGACCTACCTGGCGTGCGCGGCCAGCATGGAGGGGCGCACCGGCACGTACCTGCACATGCTGAAGGAGAAGCCGTGCAGCGAGCTGGCGCTGGACCCGTCGAACGGCAAGGCGGTCTGGGACGCGGCCGTGCAGATGGCGAGCGTGGTCTCGCGCTGAGAAGGGACGCAGAGCAGCGACACGGTGTGGGGGCCTCCTCGGACCGCCGGTGGCGTCGATGTACCTGGGGGGCACCTGGCTTCAGCCTGGTGCCCCCCATCACCACCGGGAGCTAGCCCTACTCGCGACAGCCTCTGAGAAGCCAGGGGCTCGCGGTCCGCAGACGCGCACCGCGCCCAGATCAGCGGCGCAGCGGCGCGTCCTCGCGGAAGACCACCTTGCACTTCAGGCCGTTCTTGCCCGGGTGCATGCTCAGCTCGGGCACGAACTCGGGCACGAAGCCGTCGGCCAGCGTGGGGATCAGGTTCTGCACGAAGGTGGCCAGGAGCAGCTTCATCTCCATCTGCGCGAAGCCCTGGCCGGCGCACACGCGCGGGCCCGCCGCGAAGGGCACGAACGCGCCCTTCGGCAGCTCGCGCTCGTACTCGCGCGTCCAGCGCTCGGGGGTGAACTCGAGCGGGTTCGGGTGGTTGCGCGGGTCGCGGCCCAGCACGTAGGGGCTGATGAAGATCGCGGCGCCCTTCGGGAAGGTGTAGCCCTTGATGGTCACGTCCTCGGTGGGGGCGCGCATGTAGGCCCACACGGAGGGCAGGAAGCGCAGGCTCTCCTTCATCACCTGCGTGACGTAGGGCATGTGCTCCAGGTGCTCGACGTTGACGGGCTCGTCCCCGCACACGGCCTTGACCTCGGCGTACAGCTTCTCGGCCACCTCGGGGTGCTTCGCGAGGAGGTACCAGGCCCACGTCATCGCGTGCGCGGTGGTCTCGTGGCCCGCGAAGATGAGCGTCATGCCGTTGTCGCGTAGCTGCGTCTCGCTGAGGCCACCCTCCTTGTCGCGCGCGAAGATGAGGTGCGACAGCAGGTCACCCGCGTCCGTGCCCTCACAGCGGCGGTCGGCGATGAGGCGCTTCAGCACGCCCTCGATGGCCTCGATCGCGTCGATCTTGCGGCGGTTCGAGGCGCTCGGCCACCAGCGCGGCGTGGGGAGCGGCAGGTTGATGTGCTCCACCAGGATCTCGCTGATGTCGTGCATCGCGTTGTAGACCGTGTCCGCGGAGCTATCCATGTCGGCCGCGAAGAGCGTCCGGCCGAGGATGCGGATGGCCAGGTTGTTGATCTCCTGCCGCATGTCGCGCGGCTCCCCGTCGGCGAAGCCGCGCAGCATCTCTTGAGCGTACTGCACCATCACGGGGCCGTAGGCCTCGACGCGGTGGCGGTGGAAGCCCGGCTTGATGAGGTCGTGCTGGCGCTTCCAGTTGTCGCCGTCCGCCGTGAGCACGCCGTCCCCCAGGAAGAGCTTCCAGATGCGCTTCGCCAGCGCCGGCTTCACGAAGAGCTTCGCCTGGCGCACGTTGATCTCGTGGATGATCTCCGGGTCGCGCACGAAGTACCAGTCCATCAAGCTGATGTTGGTCTTCACCACGTCGCCGTAGTCCTGGTGGATTTGCTGTACGAAGCCCAGCTGATCCTTCTGGAACTCGATCGTGGAGCCGATGACCGGTCGACCCTTGCGCGTGGGGATGGGCCGGCTGGCGTACCCTCCGTCGGTGCTGGGGGACGCGGCGTTCGGGCGGGGCGACTCGGCGGTCTGGAGGTTCATGTCTCGAAGCTGACAGAAACTGGGCCGGCCAAGCGCACCAGGCCGGCCACATCGTCGTACCCAGCCGGTCATGCGCGGAAAGGTTGGCCTTGAAAACAGGTGCGAAACGTGGGTTCTAGGGCGATCGTGGAGTCGGCCCCGCACCCACACCAAGTCGGCCACAGCGGCCGGGTGGGGCCGCAGCCGACGGATGGTGCGCGAGCCCTGCGATGTGTGGCGCCGTCCCCAGAGGATGCGCTCCACGCCCGCGCT
Encoded proteins:
- a CDS encoding cytochrome P450, which translates into the protein MNLQTAESPRPNAASPSTDGGYASRPIPTRKGRPVIGSTIEFQKDQLGFVQQIHQDYGDVVKTNISLMDWYFVRDPEIIHEINVRQAKLFVKPALAKRIWKLFLGDGVLTADGDNWKRQHDLIKPGFHRHRVEAYGPVMVQYAQEMLRGFADGEPRDMRQEINNLAIRILGRTLFAADMDSSADTVYNAMHDISEILVEHINLPLPTPRWWPSASNRRKIDAIEAIEGVLKRLIADRRCEGTDAGDLLSHLIFARDKEGGLSETQLRDNGMTLIFAGHETTAHAMTWAWYLLAKHPEVAEKLYAEVKAVCGDEPVNVEHLEHMPYVTQVMKESLRFLPSVWAYMRAPTEDVTIKGYTFPKGAAIFISPYVLGRDPRNHPNPLEFTPERWTREYERELPKGAFVPFAAGPRVCAGQGFAQMEMKLLLATFVQNLIPTLADGFVPEFVPELSMHPGKNGLKCKVVFREDAPLRR